GCAATATCACGCATGCCTTGTACTAACGCTTCGGTGTAGGCGAAGAGCGGCTCATAAAAGCCAGGCTGTGATAATTCATTTAACGCAGCAAGCCCCGCAGCCATAGCCACTGGATTACCTGATAGGGTTCCAGCTTGGTACACCGGACCGACAGGTGCCATGTGCTCCATAATGGTTTTTTTACCGCCAAATGCACCGACCGGCATACCGCCGCCGATGACCTTGCCGAGTGTGGTCAGATCTGGCTGAACCTTGTAATAACCTTGTGCGCCATCAATGCCCATACGGAAACCTGACATCACTTCATCGAAAATCAGCACCGCGCCGTATTGGTCACACAGTTGACGCAAGCCTTGTAGGAAGCCTTCAACTGGCGGAATGCAGTTCATGTTGCCAGCAATGGGTTCAACGATAATACAGGCAACGTCGTCTTTATTGGCTTTGAGTAACGCTTCCACACTGTCCAAGTCATTAAAGTCAGCGGTTAGTGTGTGTTTGGCAAAGTCTGCGGGCACGCCGGGAGACGTTGGTTCGCCTAACGTCAGTGCACCAGATCCTGCTTTCACCAATAAGCAGTCCGCATGACCGTGGTAGCAGCCCTCGAATTTAATAATTTTGTCTTTACCGGTATAACCACGAGCTAAGCGGATCGCGCTCATGGTCGCTTCAGTGCCTGAGTTGACCATGCGCACCATCTCGATCGATGGAATGAGCTCGCAGATCTTTTCTGCCATCTCGGCTTCGATTTCAGTTGGTGCGCCATAACTCAAACCGCGTTTGGCAGCATCGATCACGGCATCTAATACTGCCGGATGGTTGTGACCTAAAATCATCGGTCCCCATGAGCCAACATAGTCTAAATACTGCTTATCATCGGCAGAGGTAAAGTAAGCGCCATTGGCTGACTTAATAAAGACAGGAGTGCCGCCGACCCCGGTAAAGGCACGAACGGGAGAGTTGACGCCACCAGGAATATGTTGCTGGGCACGAGTATAAAGTTGTTCAGAAATCGTCATAATGTTCACGCTATTATTTTGCTGAATGAGTAACCGAATCTTGTGGGTAAAGACCCTAAGAGTGACGTGGTGAGTACCAGTTCATCGGTTTTTCGAATTGGGTGAGCTTGTCTTCTACACCGAGCACAAGAGCAAACAGTGCCATGCGAACTTTTACGCCGTAGTGTGTCTGGCGGAAGATGGCAAGGTTAGGATTGTCGTTCATGTCGTCGCTTAATTCATTTGCCTCAGGTCGAGAGTCACGAGGTAGCGGGTGCATGATGATGGTGTTTTTATCACAGTGCTGGCTGTAGAGGTTTTGGTTTAAACAGTACTTGCCACGATACAGGTTGGCTTCTTCTTGCGTCGTGAAGCGCTCTTCTTGGACGCGGGTCAGGTAAATCACGTCCTGATCTTTGAGGCCGTAGTGAAAGTCTTCGGAGATGCTGTAGTTAAGCCCCGCGTTGTCACAAACGTCGAGTACCTTGTCCGGCATCGCCAGCGCTTGTGGCGAGATAAAAGTAAAGTGAATATTCGGGAATAGGCACAGCAGTCGTGTTAATGAATGTACCGTGCGTCCGTTTTTAAGGTCGCCAATCATGGCTATCTTGATGGCGCCTTTATCTTTGCCGAGCGCTTCCAGTTCATTGTGAATGGTGTACAAGTCCAGCAACGCTTGGGTTGGGTGCTCGTTCGGGCCATCGCCACCGTTGATAACGGGAACATTACTGCCGCGTGCAAACTCTGCGACTGAGCCAACTTCAGGATGGCGCATAGCGACAACATCGGCGTAATTTGCCGTGACGCGAGCGGTATCGTAAAGGGATTCGCCTTTGGATAAGGAGGATGTGGTCATGCCCACGGTTTCTCGAACGTGACCGCCTAGTAGATTAAAGGCTGTTCCGAAGCTGATTCGAGTTCGGGTGCTAGGCTCGAAGAAAAGGTTAGCTAAAATGGCACCGTCTAAGACATTGCAGCACTTTACGCGAGTGGCATAAGGCGTCATTTCGTCAGCAACTTGAATAATCCGTTCGACCGCTTCTTTGTCTAGCTGATCAATGGAGAGTATGTGTTGCCCTTGGAATACCATTCAATTTCCCAAATTCTGAGTGTGAGCTACTTGGGACGCAATTCTAACACGATCTGACGCAGATGTAGCCAAATTTACGGGTTGGAAAGTGGAAATTCAGCCAGAAATGCTTAAAATGAGCGCGAAACTTATAAAAGTACCAAGTTTAGAGGTTATTTGTGGAATATAGAAAGTATCGTTGTTTAGTCTGTGACTTTATTTATGACGAAGAATTAGGCTGGGAAGAAGACGGTATTGCCCCGGGTACCCGTTGGGAAGATATCCCAGACGACTGGTATTGCCCAGACTGCGGCGTTGGAAAGGAAGATTTCGAGTTAATGACGGACGAATTTAAGAAAAGTCTTTAACGCGACTAAAATGCAATAAAAGCCTCCGAAATGGAGGCTTTTTTGTTGATAAGTCGGTCATAGCTCTCAATTTTAGGCAAAGCTGATGTCAAAAGATGGTGTGTTTTTGAGTTGAGGCGTATGTTTAGAAGGTTTCATTGTTAAAAAGGAGGTTGTTTATGATGAAATCACTTCTATGCTGTGTCTTATTATTGTTAGCAGTTCCATGTGCTCAAGCTGGCAGTACCGCTTATTTAAAGATAGGTGATATTGAGGGTGAGAGTCAAAGAGCGGGGCACGAAGGCGAGATTGATATTCTGGCCTGGTCTTGGGGCGCTGAGTCTAATCGTCGAGGAGCCTGTTTGACGGACATCGAGCTGTTAAAAAGTATCGATAAAAGTTCGCCACAGTTACTGATGGGGCAAGCCAATCGTATGGTCTACCCAACGGCGGTGATCTCGGTGCGACGAGACAGTGGCGATGCCCATCTCGACTACTTAGTCATTACCCTCAGCAACGTTCAGGTCAGTCGGTTTCAAACCTCGAACTCAG
The DNA window shown above is from Kangiella marina and carries:
- a CDS encoding type VI secretion system tube protein Hcp encodes the protein MMKSLLCCVLLLLAVPCAQAGSTAYLKIGDIEGESQRAGHEGEIDILAWSWGAESNRRGACLTDIELLKSIDKSSPQLLMGQANRMVYPTAVISVRRDSGDAHLDYLVITLSNVQVSRFQTSNSAGDTLPTESFSLNFEKIEYQYTVQEDDGRAGETVSAVITPERCR
- the hemL gene encoding glutamate-1-semialdehyde 2,1-aminomutase, whose translation is MTISEQLYTRAQQHIPGGVNSPVRAFTGVGGTPVFIKSANGAYFTSADDKQYLDYVGSWGPMILGHNHPAVLDAVIDAAKRGLSYGAPTEIEAEMAEKICELIPSIEMVRMVNSGTEATMSAIRLARGYTGKDKIIKFEGCYHGHADCLLVKAGSGALTLGEPTSPGVPADFAKHTLTADFNDLDSVEALLKANKDDVACIIVEPIAGNMNCIPPVEGFLQGLRQLCDQYGAVLIFDEVMSGFRMGIDGAQGYYKVQPDLTTLGKVIGGGMPVGAFGGKKTIMEHMAPVGPVYQAGTLSGNPVAMAAGLAALNELSQPGFYEPLFAYTEALVQGMRDIAEQKGIPFTTNHVGSMFGFFFNDAETVTSYKQVTNGDMDRFKRFYHAMLDEGVYLSPSAFEAGFVSASHGDKELKQTLEAFERALSK
- a CDS encoding rubredoxin → MEYRKYRCLVCDFIYDEELGWEEDGIAPGTRWEDIPDDWYCPDCGVGKEDFELMTDEFKKSL
- a CDS encoding aspartate carbamoyltransferase — its product is MVFQGQHILSIDQLDKEAVERIIQVADEMTPYATRVKCCNVLDGAILANLFFEPSTRTRISFGTAFNLLGGHVRETVGMTTSSLSKGESLYDTARVTANYADVVAMRHPEVGSVAEFARGSNVPVINGGDGPNEHPTQALLDLYTIHNELEALGKDKGAIKIAMIGDLKNGRTVHSLTRLLCLFPNIHFTFISPQALAMPDKVLDVCDNAGLNYSISEDFHYGLKDQDVIYLTRVQEERFTTQEEANLYRGKYCLNQNLYSQHCDKNTIIMHPLPRDSRPEANELSDDMNDNPNLAIFRQTHYGVKVRMALFALVLGVEDKLTQFEKPMNWYSPRHS